A genome region from Macrotis lagotis isolate mMagLag1 chromosome 4, bilby.v1.9.chrom.fasta, whole genome shotgun sequence includes the following:
- the UBTD1 gene encoding ubiquitin domain-containing protein 1, whose amino-acid sequence MGNCVGRQRRERPAAPGHPRKRAGRNEPLKKERPKWKSDYPMTDGQLRSKRDEFWDTAPAFEGRKEIWDALKAAAFAVEANDHELAQAILDGASITLPHGSLSECYDELGNRYQLPVYCLAPPVNLLLERSEDDGVEPPEPAPSARREFPLKVRLSSGKDVRLNTSLSDTIGQLKRQLHSQEGIEPSWQRWFFSGKLLTDRMRLQETKIQKDFVIQVIINQPLPPQD is encoded by the exons GACGAAATGAGCCCTTGAAGAAGGAGAGACCCAAGTGGAAGAGTGACTATCCTATGACAGATGGGCAGTTGCGGAGCAAGCGAGATGAGTTCTGGGACACAGCACCAGCCTTTGAAGGCCGAAAGGAGATCTGGGACGCACTGAAGGCAGCCGCCTTTGCGGTGGAGGCCAACGACCATGAGCTGGCTCAGGCCATCTTGGATGGAGCTAGCATCACCCTGCCCCATG GTTCTCTGAGCGAGTGTTATGATGAGCTTGGTAATCGTTATCAGCTCCCTGTCTACTGCTTAGCACCACCAGTCAACTTGCTTCTGGAGCGCAGTGAGGACGATGGGGTGGAACCTCCAGAACCAGCCCCCAGTGCCCGACGTGAGTTCCCTCTTAAGGTGCGCCTGTCCAGTGGCAAGGATGTGAGGCTCAACACCAGCCTATCCGACACAATCGGGCAGCTCAAGAGGCAGCTGCACTCCCAGGAGGGCATCGAGCCCTCCTGGCAGCGCTGGTTCTTCTCGGGAAAGCTGCTCACAGACCGCATGCGACTCCAGGAGACCAAGATCCAGAAAGATTTTGTTATCCAAGTTATCATCAACCAGCCCCTGCCACCCCAGGACTGA